A DNA window from Trueperaceae bacterium contains the following coding sequences:
- the trpS gene encoding tryptophan--tRNA ligase: MSNKDSLPRVFSGVQPTGTLHLGTYLGALRQWVASQEERDNIFCVVDLHALTIPEAVDPQKLREASRVVAALFFASGIEPDRNIVFVQSHLHEHAELAWILNCTTPLGWLQRMTQFKSKSQTTASIGTGLLDYPVLQAADILLYNTDLVPVGEDQRQHVELTRDIATRFNNLFGEVFPLPQVSIPDIGAKIMGMDDPTIKMSKSFDQERVGHAINLLDSEKVVRKTIMSAVTDSGRECRFKYASPGVLNLMTIYRVLSGLAKSQVEAEFEGEGYGYLKSAVADLVLNELEPIRQKFNSYMGDPAELDRILHKGAQRAREIAWPVLDKVKGAVGIG; this comes from the coding sequence ATGTCCAATAAAGATTCTTTGCCTCGGGTGTTTTCCGGGGTGCAACCGACAGGTACCCTGCATCTCGGTACGTACTTAGGAGCTCTGAGGCAATGGGTAGCGTCCCAAGAAGAAAGAGACAATATTTTTTGTGTAGTTGACCTACATGCGTTAACTATTCCAGAAGCCGTAGACCCCCAAAAACTCCGCGAGGCGTCTAGAGTAGTTGCGGCGTTGTTTTTTGCAAGCGGGATTGAGCCTGACCGAAATATTGTCTTTGTGCAATCTCATCTTCATGAACATGCTGAACTAGCATGGATATTGAATTGCACCACGCCACTTGGATGGTTACAGAGGATGACTCAATTCAAAAGCAAATCCCAAACAACCGCTAGTATTGGAACAGGACTCCTTGATTACCCTGTTCTTCAGGCAGCAGATATTCTTCTATACAATACAGACTTAGTACCAGTAGGAGAAGATCAGCGCCAACATGTGGAGTTGACAAGAGATATAGCCACTCGCTTCAATAACCTTTTTGGGGAGGTGTTCCCCCTTCCGCAAGTGAGTATTCCTGATATTGGGGCAAAAATTATGGGAATGGACGATCCCACCATCAAAATGAGCAAAAGCTTTGATCAAGAAAGGGTCGGGCACGCCATCAACCTTCTAGATTCTGAGAAGGTCGTACGGAAGACGATTATGTCTGCGGTAACAGATTCGGGACGAGAATGTCGATTTAAATATGCTTCGCCAGGCGTTCTCAACCTAATGACTATTTATCGCGTATTATCAGGCTTAGCAAAATCACAAGTCGAAGCCGAGTTCGAAGGTGAGGGCTATGGGTATCTGAAATCTGCTGTTGCCGACTTGGTGCTTAACGAACTTGAGCCGATTAGACAAAAGTTTAACTCCTATATGGGAGATCCAGCAGAGCTAGACCGAATTCTTCACAAAGGAGCGCAACGAGCGCGAGAAATAGCCTGGCCGGTACTTGATAAAGTAAAAGGGGCAGTAGGCATAGGGTAA
- the hpt gene encoding hypoxanthine phosphoribosyltransferase — protein sequence MFSSGAGNVQLDPEVIQTRIKELGSAICRDYAGQSPHLICVLNGAFIFLADLVRAIDAPITVDFLSVSSYGSRTESSGEVRLTKDLDQSLKNRHVILVEDIVDTGLTMQYLLRYLKGREPLSVKVAALLSKPSRRLVEVGIDYLGFEIEDAFVYGYGLDADQIYRNLPFITSQKA from the coding sequence ATATTTTCCTCTGGAGCTGGAAATGTTCAACTCGATCCCGAGGTCATTCAAACGCGAATTAAAGAATTAGGGTCAGCTATATGTCGTGACTATGCGGGCCAGAGCCCCCATCTCATATGTGTGCTTAATGGAGCATTTATTTTTTTAGCGGATTTGGTGCGCGCTATTGATGCTCCAATAACCGTCGATTTCTTATCTGTTTCTAGTTATGGTTCCCGGACGGAATCCAGCGGCGAGGTTAGATTAACCAAAGATCTAGATCAAAGTTTGAAAAATCGGCATGTAATTCTTGTTGAAGATATTGTTGATACCGGGTTAACGATGCAGTATTTGCTGAGATATCTGAAAGGCAGAGAACCGCTTAGCGTTAAAGTTGCTGCTTTACTATCTAAGCCTTCGCGCAGACTTGTCGAAGTCGGAATAGACTACCTAGGTTTTGAGATAGAGGATGCCTTTGTTTACGGTTATGGTTTAGATGCCGACCAGATCTATAGGAATCTACCGTTTATCACCAGCCAAAAGGCTTAA
- a CDS encoding pseudouridine synthase, which yields MSKRSKIGYVSSQRVQKVLARAGVASRRRCEQLIEQGEVKVNGVVIDLGATVGINDEITVSGKPVLRRKTHITYMIHKPVGVVSTVKDDKGRPTVMDLVPHVRGLHPVGRLDADSEGLMLLSTDGDLTYTLTHPKHRTPKGYRVWTREGSLSSNARQKLLRGVKIDDGLAVADEVKILKGGCFITIHQGRNRQIRKMLTVIGYTVSRLVRVRIGQLVLGKIGVGQFRILQADDMEAAGYTFEGS from the coding sequence GTGTCCAAACGGAGTAAAATCGGATACGTGAGCAGTCAGCGGGTACAAAAAGTTCTTGCTCGAGCGGGAGTAGCTAGTAGACGTAGATGCGAACAGTTGATTGAACAAGGAGAAGTTAAGGTCAATGGTGTTGTTATTGATCTCGGCGCGACAGTTGGAATTAATGATGAAATCACGGTTTCAGGTAAACCGGTCCTAAGGCGGAAAACCCATATTACCTACATGATTCATAAGCCAGTTGGAGTGGTTTCCACAGTAAAAGACGATAAGGGAAGGCCTACTGTAATGGATTTGGTGCCCCATGTCCGTGGGTTACACCCAGTAGGACGTCTTGATGCTGACTCTGAGGGTCTTATGCTTTTGTCAACAGATGGCGATCTTACGTACACTCTTACTCATCCTAAGCATCGGACTCCCAAGGGCTATAGAGTTTGGACGAGGGAAGGAAGTCTTAGTTCAAACGCTCGCCAAAAGTTGCTACGTGGCGTAAAGATTGATGATGGACTTGCAGTCGCGGATGAAGTAAAGATTCTTAAAGGTGGTTGTTTCATTACCATTCATCAGGGTCGTAACCGACAAATTCGCAAAATGTTGACCGTAATCGGATACACGGTTTCTAGGTTAGTTCGCGTGCGGATAGGTCAGCTAGTCCTTGGTAAAATAGGGGTGGGTCAGTTCAGGATTTTACAGGCTGATGATATGGAAGCAGCCGGGTATACTTTCGAGGGAAGTTAA
- a CDS encoding glycine--tRNA ligase subunit beta codes for MLPFLLEIGTEELPSWYIAEGALELASGIKMVLNKIQVNHGPVRTYGSPRRISVLVESVSPMTQVREERRRGPAKIASFDAKGFPTSAAIGFARANSLEVQDLIVEETERGPYLFAIKEMGGEPTSELLASTLHNVIQEIPAPRKMRWGSGRTSFIRPIQWVTALFGSELVPFEVAGINAGSITYRHRFLSPGPIEIRDPRDYVQLLSEAEVLVDVEERLEATKRELKAAIGKRNLKVTIDQNLLDEVTNLVEKPFGILGEYDHSHLELPEEVLRTVMMKHQRFFPISGLNGQIAPFFAAISNNSVKNVHVVRNGYQQVLNGRLQDAKYFWEADRKFKLLEHADRLSGINFHRKLGTIADKVARIRRSTISVSRVLAISKEARKQLEEVLPIYQADLSTEMVAEHPDLEGTMGKEYALSEGLEPEIAQILEEGRLPKASMNRLPGNNVGALLSVMDRLDTITGFFSIGSGPTGSTDPYGLRRAAVAVVRILNRQGWKIPARDLISISAGTLRPLLNSESEATVEEVSRFLHERMVSILQEHGIKTSITRAAADIKLPVIHNARRALLLSHLCTIGEFPDLLALFKRASNLIGETNTDGQINPALFRDPAESYLAKSLGQFREATRALIEKADKAFIPWDLQANLPDRPQELSHEISGILAIKEPLDNFLDKVLVMADEEEVKRNRLALLKEVKETLSSLGNLERVEGVTL; via the coding sequence ATGTTACCTTTTCTGCTAGAGATTGGCACGGAAGAGCTTCCCAGTTGGTATATCGCCGAGGGAGCTCTGGAGCTAGCTTCGGGAATCAAAATGGTCCTTAACAAAATTCAGGTCAATCATGGTCCAGTTCGCACCTATGGTTCGCCAAGAAGAATCTCTGTACTTGTCGAAAGCGTTAGCCCAATGACCCAGGTACGGGAGGAGCGGCGGCGTGGACCCGCTAAAATAGCTTCCTTTGACGCAAAAGGGTTTCCAACAAGTGCTGCAATAGGATTCGCCCGGGCTAATTCATTAGAAGTTCAAGATCTAATCGTTGAAGAAACCGAACGAGGCCCTTATCTATTCGCTATTAAAGAAATGGGTGGCGAACCAACCTCTGAGCTTTTGGCTTCGACTCTCCATAACGTTATTCAAGAGATCCCTGCTCCCAGGAAAATGAGGTGGGGCTCCGGACGAACCTCTTTCATCCGTCCCATTCAATGGGTGACAGCTTTATTCGGGTCGGAGTTAGTACCCTTCGAAGTGGCTGGGATAAATGCCGGCAGCATTACTTATCGGCATAGGTTCTTATCTCCTGGACCAATTGAAATTCGGGATCCTCGAGATTATGTGCAGCTACTTTCGGAAGCCGAGGTGCTTGTCGATGTTGAAGAACGTCTCGAAGCTACAAAAAGGGAATTGAAAGCCGCAATAGGGAAAAGGAATTTAAAGGTAACCATTGACCAAAATTTACTTGACGAGGTTACGAATTTGGTTGAAAAGCCTTTTGGGATTTTAGGGGAATACGATCATTCCCATCTGGAGCTACCTGAAGAGGTCTTGCGTACCGTAATGATGAAACATCAGCGATTTTTTCCAATCAGCGGCCTAAATGGGCAAATAGCCCCCTTTTTCGCGGCTATTTCAAATAATTCGGTCAAAAATGTCCATGTGGTTCGCAACGGTTATCAGCAGGTTCTCAACGGTCGCCTCCAGGACGCTAAATACTTCTGGGAGGCAGACAGAAAATTCAAGTTGTTAGAGCATGCCGACAGGCTATCCGGGATCAATTTCCACAGGAAACTGGGGACAATTGCTGACAAGGTGGCCAGGATTCGTAGGTCAACAATTTCTGTCAGCAGAGTTTTAGCAATTTCCAAAGAGGCAAGGAAACAATTAGAGGAAGTTTTACCAATTTATCAGGCAGACTTAAGCACCGAAATGGTAGCGGAACATCCAGATCTAGAAGGCACGATGGGCAAAGAATACGCTCTCAGTGAGGGGCTTGAGCCGGAAATTGCCCAGATACTAGAAGAAGGGAGATTGCCTAAAGCGTCAATGAATCGGTTACCAGGAAATAATGTCGGTGCACTTCTTTCTGTAATGGATCGCTTAGACACGATAACCGGGTTTTTTTCTATCGGGTCAGGACCCACGGGCTCAACTGACCCTTACGGCCTCCGACGGGCGGCCGTAGCTGTAGTAAGAATTCTTAATCGGCAGGGGTGGAAAATACCAGCTCGCGATCTAATTTCTATATCAGCAGGCACACTGCGGCCGTTACTTAATAGCGAAAGCGAGGCAACTGTTGAAGAGGTGAGTCGATTCCTTCACGAGCGGATGGTATCGATACTTCAAGAACATGGGATTAAAACATCGATTACCCGCGCTGCGGCTGATATAAAACTGCCCGTCATACATAATGCTAGACGGGCCCTTCTCCTATCGCACTTATGCACGATAGGAGAATTTCCTGATCTTTTGGCTCTGTTTAAACGTGCTTCTAATTTAATTGGGGAAACCAATACTGATGGACAAATAAACCCAGCTCTATTTCGTGATCCTGCAGAATCGTATCTTGCAAAATCCTTAGGGCAATTTCGAGAGGCTACACGGGCGTTAATAGAAAAAGCTGATAAGGCATTTATACCTTGGGATCTGCAGGCAAACCTTCCTGACCGACCACAAGAGTTAAGTCACGAGATTAGCGGGATCCTTGCTATAAAAGAGCCGCTAGATAATTTTTTAGATAAAGTACTGGTTATGGCTGATGAGGAAGAGGTTAAAAGGAATCGACTCGCTCTTCTAAAGGAAGTCAAAGAAACCCTTTCCAGTCTAGGTAACCTTGAAAGGGTCGAAGGAGTAACCCTTTAG
- a CDS encoding glycine--tRNA ligase subunit alpha, translating into MNFQDIIMALDRFWANRGCVISPPQDTEVGAGTFASTTFLKALGPKAWKVAGIAPSRRPADGRNGDNPYRFQYFYQYQVVLKPSPLEVQELYLTSLAEIGIDAGKHDIRFVEDNWESPTLGAWGLGWEVWMDGMEISQFTYFQQIGGIDSEPVSVELTYGLERLAMYLQNKDHAYEIVYSDGVTIGDLRREFELQHCQYNFEQSDPELLATLFEAYETEANRLIELKLVYPGYEFVLKASHVFNLLDARGVLAQTQRQSYVQRVRRIAERSAKEYLEQQLSEDANR; encoded by the coding sequence ATGAATTTCCAAGATATCATAATGGCCTTAGACCGATTTTGGGCAAATCGAGGTTGTGTTATATCGCCACCCCAAGATACTGAAGTAGGTGCTGGAACGTTCGCATCGACCACTTTTCTTAAAGCCCTAGGCCCCAAGGCGTGGAAAGTAGCGGGAATTGCGCCGAGTCGACGGCCTGCGGACGGTAGAAATGGTGATAACCCTTATAGGTTTCAGTATTTTTACCAATACCAAGTAGTTTTGAAGCCCTCCCCCCTAGAAGTGCAGGAATTGTATTTGACGTCGCTAGCCGAAATCGGGATAGATGCAGGTAAACATGACATACGCTTTGTTGAGGACAATTGGGAAAGCCCGACCCTAGGCGCGTGGGGACTAGGTTGGGAAGTATGGATGGACGGGATGGAAATCAGCCAGTTCACATATTTTCAACAAATCGGTGGGATTGACAGTGAACCAGTTAGCGTTGAATTGACGTATGGACTCGAACGATTGGCAATGTACCTACAAAATAAGGATCACGCTTACGAAATTGTTTATAGCGATGGTGTGACCATCGGAGATTTACGCCGGGAATTTGAATTACAGCATTGTCAATATAATTTTGAGCAAAGTGATCCCGAATTGCTAGCCACCCTATTTGAGGCTTATGAAACTGAGGCGAATCGCCTTATTGAGCTTAAATTAGTCTATCCGGGGTATGAGTTTGTTCTGAAGGCCTCGCACGTATTCAATCTGCTTGATGCCCGTGGTGTTTTAGCCCAAACCCAACGCCAAAGTTATGTCCAACGAGTTAGACGAATAGCCGAGCGTAGCGCTAAAGAGTACTTGGAACAACAACTGTCGGAAGATGCGAATCGCTGA
- a CDS encoding DNA repair protein RadA, which produces MAKMSTVYRCRECDSQSTFPLGRCPRCGEWGTMEPRAETPALDIDNRIAEMNSAPSELTRLSTVQVDDSSRRSAGIPEVDRVLGGGWVPGGVLLLTGEPGVGKSTLLLQLSDLAASVGHQTLYISGEESLSQVKLRANRIGVKADLALTREINAHALAHHFQNTSTDLVIIDSIQSILADTRSTPGSLTQVRDASAILTQAAKSTNTTLVLIGHVTKQGGIAGPKVIEHMVDATLSLEAASTFKILRALKNRFGPAGEVGVFEMGSEGLVPLPNPSQAFLAERRGDIPGSVVLAALEGQRSLLLEVQALASKTPHPSPRRVVQGLDPRRVDVVLAVLERRVGLPLASLDIFINVAGGLRLTDPGADLAVALATYSAIIGKSLPAQTAVVGEVGLAGEVRSVKQMLQRQRESERSGYPHLIAPTTQSTEHPGIRSVSEAITLAWGNGVPIDES; this is translated from the coding sequence ATGGCGAAAATGAGCACGGTTTATCGGTGCCGAGAATGCGATAGTCAATCAACATTTCCGTTAGGACGTTGTCCTCGTTGCGGTGAATGGGGAACCATGGAACCCCGGGCTGAGACACCTGCTCTAGATATTGATAACCGGATCGCCGAAATGAATTCGGCCCCGTCCGAATTGACTCGACTTTCGACAGTACAAGTAGATGACTCATCCCGACGTTCGGCCGGCATTCCTGAAGTCGACCGGGTATTAGGGGGGGGTTGGGTACCAGGGGGTGTTCTTCTCTTAACCGGAGAGCCTGGTGTTGGGAAATCAACATTACTGCTTCAATTGTCTGACCTTGCAGCCTCAGTAGGCCATCAGACCTTATACATCTCGGGAGAGGAATCTCTGTCTCAAGTGAAACTACGAGCTAACCGAATCGGAGTGAAAGCTGATCTAGCCTTAACACGCGAAATCAACGCTCATGCCCTAGCCCATCACTTCCAGAATACTTCAACAGATTTAGTGATAATCGACTCAATTCAGTCCATTCTTGCAGACACCAGAAGTACCCCAGGATCTTTGACTCAAGTCCGGGACGCAAGTGCTATTCTTACCCAAGCAGCAAAATCTACAAATACCACCCTTGTCTTAATCGGACACGTTACAAAGCAGGGCGGAATAGCTGGCCCAAAGGTAATAGAACACATGGTGGACGCTACTTTAAGCCTAGAAGCCGCATCGACTTTCAAGATCTTAAGGGCCCTCAAGAATCGTTTTGGGCCTGCCGGAGAGGTGGGAGTTTTTGAGATGGGCTCGGAAGGCCTTGTTCCTTTACCCAACCCTTCTCAGGCCTTCCTTGCTGAACGTCGAGGTGACATCCCTGGTTCGGTTGTGCTTGCTGCTTTGGAGGGCCAGCGGTCACTACTTCTTGAGGTACAAGCGTTGGCTTCCAAAACGCCTCATCCTTCTCCTCGCCGGGTGGTACAAGGTTTAGATCCAAGGCGAGTTGATGTTGTCTTAGCTGTACTTGAACGCCGTGTCGGTCTTCCTTTGGCTAGCCTTGACATCTTTATCAACGTTGCAGGGGGTCTTCGACTTACCGACCCAGGGGCAGATCTCGCAGTTGCATTAGCCACCTATTCAGCGATAATCGGCAAATCATTGCCCGCCCAAACGGCTGTGGTCGGAGAGGTGGGGCTTGCGGGAGAAGTCCGATCTGTCAAACAAATGCTCCAACGCCAGAGGGAATCCGAACGTTCGGGATACCCCCATTTAATTGCACCGACGACCCAATCCACAGAACACCCTGGAATTCGGTCAGTATCAGAAGCTATTACTTTGGCTTGGGGAAACGGGGTACCAATCGATGAGTCATAG
- a CDS encoding cytochrome C: protein MPQYFPPIANAFAKWTVIGGFIFTVLLVITLVIFARTSNNKVGVPVEQPVAFEHSLHAGELGLDCRYCHSSVEIAATASIPPTETCMTCHSQIRVGAPALQTVLESWENNTPIRWNRVHDLADFVYFDHSAHVANGVGCRSCHGQVDEMAGIWKAEPLTMGWCLDCHRTPEQFVRHRSEVFNMSYKPPANQRDLGGELVKTYHIASDKLPQCSTCHR, encoded by the coding sequence ATGCCGCAATATTTTCCACCTATAGCTAATGCCTTTGCGAAATGGACCGTTATCGGCGGTTTTATCTTTACGGTGTTATTGGTAATTACGCTCGTTATTTTTGCAAGAACTAGTAATAATAAGGTTGGCGTCCCAGTAGAACAACCAGTCGCTTTCGAACACAGTCTTCATGCCGGTGAACTTGGCTTAGATTGTCGTTACTGCCACTCCTCGGTTGAAATCGCGGCTACGGCTAGCATTCCCCCCACCGAAACGTGTATGACCTGTCACTCCCAAATACGCGTTGGTGCTCCCGCGTTACAAACCGTACTGGAGAGCTGGGAAAACAATACTCCGATCCGGTGGAATCGAGTACACGACCTAGCTGACTTTGTGTACTTCGATCACAGTGCCCATGTTGCCAACGGCGTGGGTTGTCGTTCATGCCACGGTCAGGTTGACGAGATGGCCGGAATCTGGAAGGCTGAACCGCTTACGATGGGGTGGTGCCTCGACTGCCACCGTACGCCCGAGCAGTTCGTCCGTCACCGTAGCGAGGTATTCAACATGTCATATAAACCCCCAGCCAATCAACGTGATCTTGGAGGCGAGTTGGTCAAGACATACCATATAGCCTCTGACAAGCTCCCTCAGTGTTCGACGTGTCACCGATGA
- a CDS encoding molybdopterin oxidoreductase yields the protein MSTEPSISLIRQKLESSSGKDFWKGLDELGETEEFTEFLEKEFPRQAAPLASAVDRRDFLKILGASLAFAGLSACARPGAPSEKIVPYVKAPEEMIPGQPLFFSTAINNGGYAEGILVESHQGRPTKIEGNPDHPASLGATSARTQATVLTVYDPDRSQFISENGDQRTWAEFTEALETALRTLDNGVGLAILTETVTSPSLSSLLNQVISRYPGAAWYQYDPTHDDAATKAAEASFGQAVSIQHDFSKADVILSFDFDFTNEGPGNLRYAKDFSRKRRIRQAGEEMNRLYQLESFPSPTGALADHRIPLNPSEIAAFAANVARGLGIDAPDVPLPSDTESYLEAVLEDLQSNKGNSLVLAGPNQSPDLHVLTHSINEVLGNIGNTVTIHEPVEVNPVDQTASLNALSDRLSNGEVQVLLVLGGNPAYNAPVGLGLKESIKAVPFSLHLGDYRDETGVLTTWHVNRAHYLEAWADSRAYDGTVTIQQPLISPFYGGRSDLEILAAALGKPNATPYETVQDHWKQQVSGDFDAFWRSALHSGTLEGTSAKRLDLKPNLLEVHFPESSGTRILVRPDPTIWDGRHSNNGWLQELPKPFNKITWENAAYLSPRTAEELGVRSHQLLNLSVGERTVTVPAWVQPGQAKDTVVLTMGYGRQEAGRIGNNIGVDAFSLLNGDENFDAPVQIEFAKGKARLATTQVHQNLNGTGERRHIIRSGTIGELNEHPDHVPFVHPVEHHTEDLYPDYEYNGYAWGMVIDMTVCNGCNACITACQSENNIPIVGKEQVLIGRELHWIRVDNYYRGDIDDPEIHHQPMPCQQCEKAPCEPVCPVGATVHDHEGLNVMVYNRCVGTRYCSNNCPYKVRRFNFLQYAELDTTSTELSLANNPDVTVRSRGVMEKCTYCTQRISQARITADNEDRKILDGEIITACQGACPMEAIVFGDINDATSDVSIAKTSPLNYTMLEELQTKPRTSYLAKVTNPHPLLAPKQSGSH from the coding sequence ATGAGCACTGAACCCAGCATCTCATTAATTAGGCAAAAGCTTGAGTCGAGTTCTGGTAAAGACTTCTGGAAGGGACTGGATGAACTAGGTGAGACTGAGGAATTTACCGAATTCCTAGAGAAGGAATTCCCTCGGCAAGCTGCCCCTCTCGCCAGCGCCGTAGACCGTCGCGACTTTCTTAAGATTTTAGGAGCCTCTTTAGCTTTCGCCGGCCTTTCCGCTTGCGCACGACCGGGGGCACCTAGTGAGAAGATAGTTCCTTACGTAAAAGCTCCGGAAGAAATGATACCGGGTCAACCGCTGTTTTTTTCCACAGCTATCAATAATGGTGGTTATGCTGAAGGCATCCTTGTAGAAAGTCACCAAGGCAGACCTACTAAGATAGAAGGAAACCCCGATCATCCAGCCAGCCTTGGCGCGACCAGCGCTCGGACCCAAGCCACCGTGCTAACAGTTTATGACCCCGACCGCAGTCAATTCATTTCCGAAAACGGCGATCAGCGGACCTGGGCTGAATTCACGGAAGCTTTAGAAACCGCTCTGAGGACCCTCGATAATGGTGTTGGCTTGGCCATTCTTACTGAAACGGTAACCTCCCCTTCGTTGAGTAGCCTTTTGAATCAGGTGATTTCCCGGTACCCAGGGGCAGCATGGTATCAATATGACCCTACTCACGACGATGCAGCTACCAAAGCTGCCGAAGCATCTTTCGGCCAAGCTGTGAGCATCCAACACGATTTCAGTAAGGCTGATGTAATCCTTTCTTTCGATTTTGACTTTACAAATGAGGGCCCCGGTAATCTACGCTACGCTAAAGACTTTTCGCGCAAAAGGCGAATTAGACAGGCTGGTGAGGAAATGAACCGCCTCTACCAGTTGGAAAGCTTTCCAAGTCCAACGGGGGCTTTAGCAGACCATCGGATACCGCTTAACCCCTCGGAAATCGCCGCTTTTGCAGCTAATGTCGCCCGGGGCTTGGGCATAGATGCTCCTGACGTCCCCCTTCCAAGTGATACCGAGTCCTACCTAGAAGCAGTTCTGGAGGATTTGCAATCAAATAAAGGCAATAGTTTGGTATTGGCAGGACCTAATCAATCACCGGATTTACACGTACTTACTCATTCCATAAACGAGGTACTTGGCAATATTGGTAACACAGTCACGATTCACGAGCCGGTGGAAGTGAACCCTGTAGACCAAACTGCGTCCCTAAACGCGTTGAGTGACAGACTTTCCAACGGCGAGGTTCAGGTTCTATTGGTTTTAGGAGGGAATCCTGCCTACAATGCCCCAGTTGGATTGGGTCTTAAAGAATCGATTAAAGCCGTTCCCTTCAGCCTTCACCTTGGTGATTATCGGGATGAAACTGGAGTTCTCACCACATGGCATGTCAACCGAGCTCACTATTTGGAAGCATGGGCCGACTCAAGAGCCTATGACGGGACCGTTACGATACAGCAACCCTTGATCTCTCCGTTTTACGGAGGTCGCTCTGATCTCGAAATTTTAGCAGCAGCATTAGGAAAACCGAACGCAACGCCTTACGAGACTGTCCAAGACCACTGGAAGCAGCAGGTGTCAGGAGATTTTGACGCGTTTTGGCGCTCGGCCCTTCATTCGGGAACGCTTGAAGGAACTAGCGCGAAGCGTTTAGATTTAAAACCTAACCTTCTCGAAGTGCATTTCCCTGAAAGTTCGGGAACAAGGATCCTCGTGCGGCCTGACCCGACCATTTGGGACGGTCGACACTCCAATAATGGATGGTTGCAGGAGTTACCCAAGCCCTTCAATAAAATCACTTGGGAAAACGCAGCGTATTTATCACCTAGGACGGCTGAAGAATTAGGGGTAAGAAGTCATCAACTTTTGAACCTATCGGTTGGCGAACGAACAGTTACGGTTCCAGCTTGGGTCCAGCCTGGACAGGCAAAAGATACAGTTGTATTAACGATGGGTTACGGTCGACAGGAGGCCGGCCGGATCGGTAACAACATAGGGGTAGATGCCTTTTCTCTTCTTAACGGTGACGAAAACTTCGATGCGCCAGTTCAAATCGAATTTGCCAAAGGCAAGGCACGGTTAGCGACGACACAAGTCCATCAGAACCTGAATGGGACTGGAGAACGTAGGCATATTATTCGATCTGGGACAATCGGTGAACTTAACGAACATCCTGATCACGTACCATTTGTTCATCCAGTCGAACATCACACTGAGGACCTTTATCCAGATTACGAATACAATGGCTACGCTTGGGGCATGGTAATCGATATGACTGTGTGTAACGGTTGTAATGCCTGTATTACAGCTTGCCAATCAGAAAACAATATACCTATTGTCGGGAAAGAGCAGGTGCTTATTGGTCGTGAATTACATTGGATCCGGGTAGATAACTACTATCGCGGGGACATTGACGACCCAGAAATACACCATCAGCCAATGCCTTGTCAGCAATGTGAAAAGGCTCCATGCGAACCGGTATGTCCCGTTGGCGCAACCGTACATGACCACGAGGGGCTAAATGTTATGGTCTATAACCGTTGTGTCGGAACACGCTACTGTTCCAATAACTGCCCCTACAAAGTACGTCGCTTCAATTTCCTGCAGTACGCTGAGCTAGATACCACTTCAACAGAATTATCCTTAGCCAATAATCCAGATGTGACGGTGCGTAGCCGTGGGGTCATGGAAAAATGCACCTACTGCACACAACGAATTTCTCAAGCCCGGATCACGGCGGACAACGAAGATCGCAAAATTCTTGACGGCGAAATCATTACGGCTTGTCAGGGCGCTTGTCCCATGGAAGCAATTGTTTTTGGAGATATTAATGACGCTACCAGCGATGTTTCTATCGCAAAAACCTCCCCGCTGAACTACACAATGCTTGAAGAATTGCAAACAAAGCCACGTACAAGCTACTTAGCGAAGGTAACCAACCCCCATCCTCTCCTCGCACCAAAACAATCGGGTAGCCACTGA